The genomic DNA GGGCATCCATAACCTATCTCAGATGTAAAGGGCCTATCATCTAAGTATTTCTTTTTTACCATATGATTAGTCTCATAAAATAACGCATGGTCAATAAAGTGTTGCCATACAATACGCTGATGTTTTTCCGTCTCTGAATATTGCTCTTTTGTATAGCCCAAGATTATATCATGCGAAAATTCTGGTAAGAGTGTTTTTGTAAAATAATATGCTTTCCCAGCATAAAGCATATCATGTAAGAGTGTATTGTCTTTTGGGTTTTCGATATTAAACTGCTGTGATAATAACAGGATAAGCTTAGGTAAAATATACTGAGGCTGGTAAGTACGTAAGATATAGTCTGGCATACGTAAAGGTCTAAATTTTGCTCCCTCTCCTAAAAAGAAATCTAAGCTTATTACAATTAATTGTTTGCTTACATACAAATCGGATCCCATACCCGTTATAAATGTTACTACCTGAGGTACTTCAAATGTGGGATAGTAATATTTTAAACACTTAAACGCATATTCTAGCTGGCTTTGTAGCTTGGTTATATCCTTAAATTTATGCTGTACTTCTTGATATAATTCTTGTAAACTAGTGTTAGATATCATATCATAAAGCTTATCTATAAGTTGAGTTTTCTCTTGGCCAATCTCTAAACCAAAAAATTGCTCTACTAGTAGCTGATTCTGCTCTAAAAACATAGCTATTTCTGATTTAGTTTGTAGGTTGAATAAACTATCTTCTAACCTTTTTATTTCAAGTGATATTGAAATACCCGTTGGGTTAATCTGTCTAGGTTGGGATAATACACTATACAATATATATAGTCCTAATATGCTAGCCAGTAATATTAGCGCTGTAGTAGTTAATTTTCGCATATCTTTGTACTTTCAGTTGTTCAGTTTAGTTTGTTAATTTAAAACCATTTATTGGTACCATGAAAAAATATCTATTAATATTATTTTTCTCAGCAATTGCTACTTATAGCTTTGCACAAGAGCAAATTTCTATAAAAATATCTCCTGGCATATCTTATGGTCGTGTACATACTGATCCTGATACAGCTAATTTTAAATCGGATGGTATAGCTTTGAGAGGTAAATTAGGTGCTGTGTATGATTGGCCTATTAAAGAAAATTACTACTTAAGCACCGGTGCTTTTTTTGTAGCAAAGCAGATCTCCATTAAAAAAGATGATGCATCTAATTTAAAGGAGCGTCATGAAATACAATATTTGCAAGTGCCTGTTTTGTTAAAGCTATACACCAGTGAAATCATGCTGGATACTAGGTTGTACGTTGAATTTGGTGTGACCGGTGCCATTAAAATAAATGATAGAGTTACTAACTTGATAGGTGATGAACAATTTATAACTAAGTTGCGCCGATGGGAAATAAGCGGAGTGATTGGTTGTGGCATGGAGTATAATTTTAGTTTGTTTACCAGCATTTTTGCTGGTATCACCTATCAACCAGCTTTTAGCTCTATGTTATTAGAACAGAGAGATAATGGTACCCTTCCTAAGCTATTTGGTTATGCAGACTTAATAACTATTGATATAGGTATTAAATTTTGATGTTTACCAAGCTTATATATTAAAAATTAGTAATGATACCGTTGGTAAAGAAAGCTGATAGATAAAATTTAGCAAATCTTTTGGCCATATTTTGATTAATGTACCAGTGTTTCATTAAATTTGAAGCTTGGAATTAACTATTTTTTATATAACAAAGCTTTTGATATAAAATAATGAAACTATCATCCTTTAAATTTACATTACCTTCCAAACTTATTGCTTCGCATCCTGTAGAAAATAGGGAAGACGCTCGCTTAATGGTTGTTCATAAGCGTACTGGGCAAATTGAACATAAAACTTTTAAAGATTTAATAGACTACCTTGGCGAAAATGATACGTTAGTTCTTAATGATGCCAAGATATTTCCGTCTAAACTGTATGGTAGTAAAGAGAAAACAGGCGCACAAATTGAAGTTTTCCTTTTAAGAGAATTGGAAAGTGGCGAGCATTTATGGGATACTTTAGTAGAGCCTGCCAGAAAAATTAGAGTAGGTAATAAGTTATACTTCGGAGATGGCGAATTGGTTGCAGAAGTTTTAGATAATACAACTTCTAGGGGAAGGACACTTAAATTTTTATTCGAAGGCACCCGAGAAGAGTTTTATGAAATTGTAGACCAACTAGGCTTTGTGCCTTTACCTAACCAGCTAAAAAGAAAACCAGAGACTGAGGATAGAGAACGTTATCAAACCGTATATGCACAACACATAGGGGCTGTTGTTCCGCCATTTGCTGGCTTACATTTTAGTGCACATTTACTTAAGCGCTTAGAGTTAAAAGGAGTGCATATTACACCCTTAACTTTACATATAGGGCTTAATAGTATGAAAATAATTGATGTAGAAGATCTTACAAAATACAGAATAGGTTCTGAGCAATTTTTAATTCCTGATAATACTGTAACAACGGTCAACACTGCATTGGATGACAAAAAGCAAGTATGTGCTGTAGGTACTTCTACTATTAAAGCATTAGAGACATCAGTTTCAGTAGCTGGTAGGTTAAAACCTGCTCAAGGGTGGACCAATAAGCTGATTTTTCCTCCTTATGACTTTAAAGTTTGTACTTCTTTAATTACTAATTTTCACTTGCCAGAGTCACTACCACTTGTAAATGCAGCAGCCTTTGGAGGATATGAGTTAATGATGGAAGCTTACCAGATAGCAATCAAGGAGAAATATAGATTTTTTGTATATGGAGATGCAATGCTTATTATATAACATAAATAAAATAGGCATGGCATAGTATAGTGCTGGTTATGAATATTCGATTATGAAAGCTTTATCTAAAACAAGAATTAAATTATTGGTAGTTCTAGGATTGATTTTTCTGACTATACTTTTATACAATAAACGTCACCTTTTTTTTGCTACGGCAAAGAATAATATCCAAGTACAAGCAGATAATTTAAAAGCTCGTATAGCATTAGATAAATTACCTCAGCATATAGCTGTAATGATGGATGGTAATGGCAGATGGGCTGCAAAACAAGGAAAACCACGTGTGTTTGGGCATATGAGTTCCTTGCAAAGTGTTGAGGAAACCATAACCGCATGTGTAGAATTGAATATTCCTTATTTGACTCTTTTTGCCTTCTCAACGGAGAATTGGGAAAGACCTCAAGAAGAAGTGAATACACTCATGCAATTATTTGTAACTACTATCAGAGATAAATTACAGGAGCTTGTAGAAAATAACATTAAGCTTAAAGTTATAGGAGATATTAATCGCTTGCCGAAGGAGTGCCAAATAGCGTTGAATAATGCAATACAAGCTACTAAAGATAATAAGGGCTTGTGTTTAATTGTTGCTTTAAGTTATAGTGGAAAGTGGGATATCATACAAGCTGTCAAGACTTTAGCTCACGAGACACTAATTCATAAAGTTAAGCCTGATGATATCAATGCTGAGATTTTTCAGCACTACCTATCTACTAGTGAAATACCTGACCCAGATTTACTCATTAGAACAGGAGGAGACATTCGAATTAGCAATTTCTTACTTTGGCAGCTTGCTTATACTGAGCTGGTTTTTGTAGATAAGTATTGGCCTGAATTTAGAAAAGAAGACTTTTATAAAGCACTTATCAATTATCAGCAGAGAGATAGAAGATTTGGTAAAATTATCCGTAAACCCTAAACTTATATTATGATAAAGAAATTTTTGCTTGCACTGGGAAAAGGAATAGGACTATCTGTTGTATTCACATGGAATGTAATAGCCCAAACTCCGGCTACTACTTCCTTAATTGAACTAGATTATCAGTATCCAACTAACTATATCATAGATGATATTGAATTTGTTGGAGTTAGGTCTTTAGAACCAGAAGCATTGCTGGCTATTAGTAATCTTAGTATAGGAGATACTGTACAGATACCTGGTACAGCTATTACCCATGCCATTCAAAAGCTTTGGCAACAGAAAATTATTAAAGATATATCTGTTTATGTTGCTCGTGTGGTAGGAAATCGTATAACGTTAGCCTTCCATATTGTAGAAAGCCCTAGGTTATCTACTTATACATTTACAGGAGTTAAAAAGCGAGAAGAAAAAAAGCTAATTGAAAAACTAAGTTTAGTAAGAGGTAGAATTGTTACGCCTAAATTAATCAAGAGTGTTAAAGATACTCTTAGAAAACATTTTTTAAATGAGGGCTATAAAGATATACAAATTGATATAAAGAGTTTGCCTGATCCTAATGATGCTGATTATAACCAACTAGAAATACATATTCAAAAAGGTGAAAAATTAATTGTTAACAAAATTCTTATCAGAGGTAATTATAATATTAGTAGCGATGTGCTTAAAGCACATTTACAACACTTTCATGAGAAGCCTAGATTTACGTTAGTTAAAGATATCTTATATAAGGTATGTACTTTACAGCCTATTAGAAAAGGGGGTATATTATGGCATCAGCCTAACCTAGAAGAGGCTATAATATATTTTAAGAAACATTTTATACTCCATTCAACTAAATTTATCAAACATAAGTACGTTTACGATAAGCAAAGGCTTATACAATACTACCATAATCAAGGATACAGAGATGCGACTATTATAAAAGATGAAGTATATAAAGTACGAGAAGGTCTTCTAAATGTAGCATTAGATATACAAGAGGGTGAAAAGTATTATATAAGAAATATTAAGTGGGTTGGTAACTATATACATGATGTAGCCACACTCAATAAAACTTTAGGTATAAGGCCAGGAAATGTATATAGTCCTATGTTATTACAAGGGCGTCTTGCATTTAACCCTACAGGTAAAGATATCAGCTCTTTATATATGGATGATGGATATTTATTCTTTCATGTAGAGCCTGTAGAAGTAGCTATAGAAGGAAATAAGGTTGATTTAGAATTACGTATACAAGAAGGACCACAAGCTACTATCAATAATGTAGATATACGGGGTAATATTTATACGCATGAGCATGTAATAAGGAGAGAGTTAAAAACTCTGCCGGGCGATAAATTTAACAAAAGTAAAGTTTTCCGTTCACAAAGAGAACTAGCAATGTTAAATGTATTTGATCCTAATAAAATTGGTATTATCCCTTTCCCTAATCCAGCCAATAATACCGTGGATTTATTATATAGCGTAAAAGAGGCGCCTCGTTTTGACCTCAAAGTTGGTGCTGGTTTAGCTTCTGGAAGTGAGTTGAGTTTTAATGTTAACATAGGTACTAATAACTTTTCCTTAGCTAACGCATTACGTGGGAAGCGTCCTTTAGGAGATGTACAGTCCCTACATTTAAAAGCAGAATTTCATGGAAAGAACCAGCAAGATTTTACGTTACAATTTATAGAACCATGGCTGGCTGGGCAAAAGCCAACAGCACTAAGCTTTGCTATTACTAAATCCTTTCAGCAACACGGAGAACATAAATCTTTGAATTCTCCTAGAATTAATGATGCCAATGGTATTCATGAAATTAAAGGTAGTATTCCTAGTCCGAAGAAGGTAGGAAAACATAGCTTTTTAAATTCTTTTGGTATTAAGTCTAGCTTGGGTAAACGGCTTAGTTGGCCTGACGATTACTGTACAATTAGAATAGGAGCTGGGTATCGGTACTATAACTATTATAGATACGATGTGTTTGATAACAATACACAAGTAAGTGATACTACGCAGGAATGGCTTGCAGAAATTACCTTAGAACGTAATAGTATTAATCAACCTACCTATCCTACTGAAGGTAGTTCAATTAGCTTACAACTGAAGTTGACGCCACCTTATAGTTTATTTTCTCAGCAACATTCAAGTAAATTGAATTTGTACGAGAAGATTAAATGGAAAGAATACCATCAGACTATGTTAGATGTTGGTTATTTCTATAATCTTTTTGGTGATTGGGTGTTAAACATATTTGCAAATGGAGGAGCTTTAGGTAGTTATTCTCCCAATAGTAAAATAGGATTGTTTGAGAGATTTTCGATGGGGGGTACAGGATTAGCAAATTTCTCTTTGCTAGGTAGAGAGTTAATTTCATTGCGTGGGTATCCAGAAGGGTATATAACTCCTAAAGATAAAGATGCTGGCACTGGCTACCAAGGAGGGGTTTTGTTTAATAAAGTTGGTATGGAACTACGACATCCTATTATCAAGTCTACTATGTGCTTTATATATGGGTTGGTTTTTGCAGAAGCTGGAAATACTTGGGCACGTTATGAAGATTGGAAGATCTTAGACTTAAAAAAATCAGCAGGATTAGGAATTCGTTTCCATTCACCAATAGGGTTAATAGGATTAGATTGGGGATATGGATTTGATAAAAGCGGTACACAAGAATTAGAAGTGCACTGGTCCTTTGGAAGTAGCATTAGATAACCTAGCTTTTTATAGATATCTTTGTTAACAGCTTGTATCTTTATGCAGTATTATAAAAATATACTTTTAAAAGTAGCTGACTGAGGTGTTGTTTGTTATATGTAAAATTTAAATAAAACTAAATTATGAAAAACAGAATAGTACTAATATTAACATTTTTTTCAGCCATATCTTATCTTCAAGCAGCTGAAAAACCATTGAAAATTGGTTATGTAAAACTAGATTATGTTATGGAAAGCATGCCAGAAACCAAGCAAATGGAGATTGATTTAAAAGCGTTTGAAATACAACTTAGAAATCAGCTACAACAAAAAGCTGTAGTATTACAAGAAAAGATTCAAGCTTTTCAAAAAGGTCATGCAACTATGACAGATCCTGTAAAAAATCAAAAGGAAGCAGAACTACAACAGTTGCACGGAGAATTTGAAAATCTTCAAATGGAATCTCAAAGCTCTTTGGCTAACAAGCAGTTAGAATTATATAAACCTATCTATGAAAGGATACAAAAAACAATAGAGCTAGTAGCTAAAGAAAACAAATATACCCATGTGTTAAATGCAGATACAGTAGGGTTACATATAGTTTTATATGGCGACCAAGAGTATGATATATCTAATTTGATACTTAAAAAGTTAGGTATAGATCCTACTAAATTGGCAACTAAAAAATTAGCTCAAGCTACAGATAAAAAAGTTCAAGAACCTAAAACTCAAGCTGCCAACAAGAATTCTCAGGATAAAACAAATAAAGCACAAAATAAAAAGTAATATCTTGATGATTTAAGGTAATAGGCATTTATGTAATGCCTAACACAAAATAGGCATAAGTTAAGGGCGGTATGTTGTATAGAATATTATTAATTTCTTTATTAGGATTAAAACTTGGTTGCGATAATCAAGAAAAGCATCCGCCCCATTATGCCGACACTCCTGTGGCACGTGTATACAACCAATACCTATATAAGCAAGATATAGAAAATATAGTACCTGCTACTAGTAGCCCAAAAGATAGTTCAGAATGGGTTGAGCGTTATGTCCACAATTGGTTAGCAAAACAGTTGTTAGCCAGTAAAGCAGAAGTACAAGGCATCAGCAATGATATAGAAAAAAAAGTAAACGAGTTTCGTGCCTCTTTATTAGCGCATAACTATATTGAAAAATTAGTTAATGAAAGATTAGGTGAAAGAGATCTATCTGAAGAAGAAATTCAGCATTATTATCAAACAAACCAGGAAAATTTTAAACTTAGGCATAATATAGTTAGAGGTAAATTTGTGGTTATACCTAAAAGTGCTCCTAATATTGTAAGTTTAAAAGGGCTAATTACTTCTGAAAGAGAAGAGGATGCTATCGCATTACAAGCTTATTGTACCGAATTTGCTAAAGATTATTCGTTAAATGAAAGTATCTGGCTCAAATGGGATGATATTGTTACCAAAACACCCTTTAGTAAGGTACCTGATAAAACAAGGCTATTAAAAAGAACCTCTTTTACAGAGGTGCAAGACCAAACATATCGTTATTATATAAAAATTGAAGCATATAAAATTACAAACGATATAGCCCCACTAGAATTAGTTAGAAACCAAATAATAGATGTAATTCTTTATAAAAGAAAGGTTGAGCTAATTAATCAGATTAAAGAAGATATTTTGCAACAAGCTAAAGCTAACAATGACTATACCATTTATGAATACAGCAAGTAAAATATTATGGATTGCTATAGGAGTATTTTTTACCCAACATACGCTAATGGCACAAACTCCACAAGGTAGATTATTGGATAAAGTAATTGCTAGTGTAGACGACCAACCCATATTACAATCTGAGTTAGATGCCGAGTATCAACTCTATCAAGCACAAGATAACGCAAGCAAGAAACCAACCAAGTGCCAAGTACTTGAAAATATGGTGATTAACAAAATATTGCTAGCCAATGCAGCTAAAAAGGAAATAAATGTAAAAAATGGAGAAGTAGATAGATACTTGAAGTATAGAATGCAAGCCATATTAGAAGAAGTAGGTACAGAAGCTAGGTTAGAACAATATATACGTAAGCCTATACATGTCTTTAAAGAAGAACTTAGAAAGTCAATTAGAGAGCAGCTTACAATAGAAAAAATGCGAGATTCTATTATTGGCAATATTACTATATCTCCAATAGAAGTACAATCTTATTTTGATCAGCTTCCAGCTAGTGACGTGCCATTTTTTCCAGCTACTGTAGAAGCATATCAGCTTGTACTTTTTCCTAGCATAGAAGAGCAAGAAAAAAAGTTAGTTATAGAGAATTTAGCATCCTTAAAGACACGTATACAAGCAGGCGAGAGTTTTGCAGTGCTTGCTAGACAATATTCAGAAGATATAGGCAGTGCTAGCAACGGTGGTGAACTAGGATTCTGGAGGATTGGTGAGCTTGACTCATCTTATGAGAAAGCTGCATTAGCTTTAAACCCAGGAGAAATATCCGAGCCAGTAGAAACGAGATTCGGATTCCATATCATCCAACTGATTGAAAAGCAAAAAGATAAATATAATACTAGG from Candidatus Amoebophilus asiaticus 5a2 includes the following:
- a CDS encoding outer membrane beta-barrel protein, translated to MKKYLLILFFSAIATYSFAQEQISIKISPGISYGRVHTDPDTANFKSDGIALRGKLGAVYDWPIKENYYLSTGAFFVAKQISIKKDDASNLKERHEIQYLQVPVLLKLYTSEIMLDTRLYVEFGVTGAIKINDRVTNLIGDEQFITKLRRWEISGVIGCGMEYNFSLFTSIFAGITYQPAFSSMLLEQRDNGTLPKLFGYADLITIDIGIKF
- a CDS encoding BamA/OMP85 family outer membrane protein, whose product is MIKKFLLALGKGIGLSVVFTWNVIAQTPATTSLIELDYQYPTNYIIDDIEFVGVRSLEPEALLAISNLSIGDTVQIPGTAITHAIQKLWQQKIIKDISVYVARVVGNRITLAFHIVESPRLSTYTFTGVKKREEKKLIEKLSLVRGRIVTPKLIKSVKDTLRKHFLNEGYKDIQIDIKSLPDPNDADYNQLEIHIQKGEKLIVNKILIRGNYNISSDVLKAHLQHFHEKPRFTLVKDILYKVCTLQPIRKGGILWHQPNLEEAIIYFKKHFILHSTKFIKHKYVYDKQRLIQYYHNQGYRDATIIKDEVYKVREGLLNVALDIQEGEKYYIRNIKWVGNYIHDVATLNKTLGIRPGNVYSPMLLQGRLAFNPTGKDISSLYMDDGYLFFHVEPVEVAIEGNKVDLELRIQEGPQATINNVDIRGNIYTHEHVIRRELKTLPGDKFNKSKVFRSQRELAMLNVFDPNKIGIIPFPNPANNTVDLLYSVKEAPRFDLKVGAGLASGSELSFNVNIGTNNFSLANALRGKRPLGDVQSLHLKAEFHGKNQQDFTLQFIEPWLAGQKPTALSFAITKSFQQHGEHKSLNSPRINDANGIHEIKGSIPSPKKVGKHSFLNSFGIKSSLGKRLSWPDDYCTIRIGAGYRYYNYYRYDVFDNNTQVSDTTQEWLAEITLERNSINQPTYPTEGSSISLQLKLTPPYSLFSQQHSSKLNLYEKIKWKEYHQTMLDVGYFYNLFGDWVLNIFANGGALGSYSPNSKIGLFERFSMGGTGLANFSLLGRELISLRGYPEGYITPKDKDAGTGYQGGVLFNKVGMELRHPIIKSTMCFIYGLVFAEAGNTWARYEDWKILDLKKSAGLGIRFHSPIGLIGLDWGYGFDKSGTQELEVHWSFGSSIR
- a CDS encoding isoprenyl transferase → MKALSKTRIKLLVVLGLIFLTILLYNKRHLFFATAKNNIQVQADNLKARIALDKLPQHIAVMMDGNGRWAAKQGKPRVFGHMSSLQSVEETITACVELNIPYLTLFAFSTENWERPQEEVNTLMQLFVTTIRDKLQELVENNIKLKVIGDINRLPKECQIALNNAIQATKDNKGLCLIVALSYSGKWDIIQAVKTLAHETLIHKVKPDDINAEIFQHYLSTSEIPDPDLLIRTGGDIRISNFLLWQLAYTELVFVDKYWPEFRKEDFYKALINYQQRDRRFGKIIRKP
- a CDS encoding OmpH family outer membrane protein, with product MKNRIVLILTFFSAISYLQAAEKPLKIGYVKLDYVMESMPETKQMEIDLKAFEIQLRNQLQQKAVVLQEKIQAFQKGHATMTDPVKNQKEAELQQLHGEFENLQMESQSSLANKQLELYKPIYERIQKTIELVAKENKYTHVLNADTVGLHIVLYGDQEYDISNLILKKLGIDPTKLATKKLAQATDKKVQEPKTQAANKNSQDKTNKAQNKK
- the queA gene encoding tRNA preQ1(34) S-adenosylmethionine ribosyltransferase-isomerase QueA, translated to MKLSSFKFTLPSKLIASHPVENREDARLMVVHKRTGQIEHKTFKDLIDYLGENDTLVLNDAKIFPSKLYGSKEKTGAQIEVFLLRELESGEHLWDTLVEPARKIRVGNKLYFGDGELVAEVLDNTTSRGRTLKFLFEGTREEFYEIVDQLGFVPLPNQLKRKPETEDRERYQTVYAQHIGAVVPPFAGLHFSAHLLKRLELKGVHITPLTLHIGLNSMKIIDVEDLTKYRIGSEQFLIPDNTVTTVNTALDDKKQVCAVGTSTIKALETSVSVAGRLKPAQGWTNKLIFPPYDFKVCTSLITNFHLPESLPLVNAAAFGGYELMMEAYQIAIKEKYRFFVYGDAMLII
- a CDS encoding peptidylprolyl isomerase codes for the protein MNTASKILWIAIGVFFTQHTLMAQTPQGRLLDKVIASVDDQPILQSELDAEYQLYQAQDNASKKPTKCQVLENMVINKILLANAAKKEINVKNGEVDRYLKYRMQAILEEVGTEARLEQYIRKPIHVFKEELRKSIREQLTIEKMRDSIIGNITISPIEVQSYFDQLPASDVPFFPATVEAYQLVLFPSIEEQEKKLVIENLASLKTRIQAGESFAVLARQYSEDIGSASNGGELGFWRIGELDSSYEKAALALNPGEISEPVETRFGFHIIQLIEKQKDKYNTRHILLKPLAAKVSIEEAIERINNIRTSILEKQVTFEKAAMSYSQDIATAHQGGLLTGNSEGVQMPVDKLPSDVFFILDKMAPGDVSRPIVFTIDGKQAACIIYLKERIASHQANFGQDYEKIHKLALAYKKQRILNEWIEAAKAKAIIQLEPSYETCHILK
- the gldB gene encoding gliding motility lipoprotein GldB; the protein is MRKLTTTALILLASILGLYILYSVLSQPRQINPTGISISLEIKRLEDSLFNLQTKSEIAMFLEQNQLLVEQFFGLEIGQEKTQLIDKLYDMISNTSLQELYQEVQHKFKDITKLQSQLEYAFKCLKYYYPTFEVPQVVTFITGMGSDLYVSKQLIVISLDFFLGEGAKFRPLRMPDYILRTYQPQYILPKLILLLSQQFNIENPKDNTLLHDMLYAGKAYYFTKTLLPEFSHDIILGYTKEQYSETEKHQRIVWQHFIDHALFYETNHMVKKKYLDDRPFTSEIGYGCPGNIGGWLGYQIIKKYMQNNRDITLPVLMKNTDAQHLFTQAKYKPR